A single region of the Micropterus dolomieu isolate WLL.071019.BEF.003 ecotype Adirondacks linkage group LG18, ASM2129224v1, whole genome shotgun sequence genome encodes:
- the LOC123956411 gene encoding leucine-rich repeat-containing protein 3-like, which produces MCTGWCEERCTSSSGGRQGGKGVHLHSWLRISLLFSALWGQASPQCPDSCHCAWDTGTVLCSDAGLREIPEGIPPETVSLHLERNYIRNIPESAFSDLVHLRDLYLSHNRIDSLASGALRHLGPELRLLDLSHNQLRQASREEFGSTRAKTRLYHNPWHCDCALQELMETLNLEPETVNGIVCESSVRGVGEGSRWEDPGAQGEHAGQPLVKLLDSGVNFCSLQRKTTDVAMLVTMFVWFFMVIVYVVYYVRQNQAEARRHLEYLKSLPSPRKNPTETDTLSTGF; this is translated from the coding sequence ATGTGCACAGGCTGGTGTGAGGAGAGATGTACCAGCAGCAGTGGAGGAAGACAGGGAGGTAAAGGAGTGCATCTTCATTCATGGCTGCGCATCTCGCTCTTGTTCTCGGCCCTGTGGGGCCAAGCGTCCCCCCAGTGCCCGGACAGCTGCCACTGCGCCTGGGACACGGGCACGGTGCTGTGCTCAGATGCCGGGCTGCGGGAGATTCCAGAGGGGATCCCACCGGAAACAGTCTCTCTTCACCTGGAACGTAACTACATCCGCAACATCCCAGAGAGTGCCTTCAGCGACCTGGTCCACCTACGGGACCTGTACCTGTCCCACAACCGCATCGACTCGCTCGCCTCGGGGGCCCTGCGGCATCTGGGCCCCGAGCTGCGCCTGCTGGACCTCTCACACAACCAGCTGAGGCAGGCCAGCAGGGAGGAGTTTGGCTCCACTCGTGCCAAGACACGTCTCTACCACAACCCTTGGCACTGTGACTGTGCCCTTCAGGAGCTGATGGAGACCCTGAACCTGGAGCCTGAGACTGTGAATGGGATTGTTTGTGAGAGCTCTGTCCGGGGGGTGGGCGAGGGGAGCAGGTGGGAGGACCCGGGGGCGCAGGGCGAGCACGCCGGTCAACCACTGGTCAAGCTGTTGGATTCTGGGGTGAATTTCTGCAGCCTGCAGAGGAAAACCACTGATGTAGCCATGCTGGTGACAATGTTCGTATGGTTCTTTATGGTCATTGTGTATGTAGTCTACTATGTGAGGCAGAATCAGGCCGAGGCCCGGAGGCATTTGGAGTACCTGAAGAGTTTGCCCAGCCCACGCAAGAAccccacagagacagacactcTAAGCACTGGTTTCTGA